One Parafrankia irregularis DNA window includes the following coding sequences:
- a CDS encoding aldo/keto reductase: protein MQFTHLGRSGLSVSRLCLGTMNFGPLTDEADAHKIMDSAHEYGINFFDTANVYGLRSAGVSGQGEGPGHTESIIGRWFAQGGGRRERTVLATKVYGPMGEWPNEGKLSALNIRRALDASLARLQTDHIDLYQFHHVDRGTPWDEIWQAVDVAVAAGKILYVGSSNFAGWHIAQAQSAAARRGTFGLVSEQPIYNLLTREVELEVLPAAQHYGVGILPWSPLQSGLLGGVLRKEREGRRRLEGRAATALEARRPQIEAYEDFAAELGHEPGDVALAWLLHQPAVTAPIVGPRVPQHLDDAVRALDVRLDEKALARLDEIFPGYRTAPEHFAW, encoded by the coding sequence ATGCAGTTCACTCATCTCGGCCGTTCCGGACTGTCTGTCTCGCGCCTGTGTCTCGGCACGATGAACTTCGGTCCGCTTACCGACGAGGCCGATGCTCACAAGATCATGGATTCGGCGCACGAGTACGGCATCAACTTCTTCGACACGGCCAACGTCTATGGCCTGCGCTCGGCCGGCGTGTCAGGTCAGGGCGAGGGCCCGGGCCACACCGAGTCGATCATTGGCCGCTGGTTCGCGCAGGGCGGTGGGCGCCGGGAGCGCACGGTGCTGGCCACCAAGGTCTACGGCCCCATGGGGGAGTGGCCCAACGAGGGCAAGCTGTCGGCGCTCAACATCCGCCGCGCCCTGGACGCGAGCCTGGCCCGCCTGCAGACCGACCACATCGACCTCTACCAGTTCCACCACGTGGACCGCGGCACCCCGTGGGACGAGATCTGGCAGGCCGTCGACGTCGCCGTCGCGGCCGGCAAGATTCTCTACGTCGGCAGCAGCAACTTCGCGGGCTGGCACATTGCCCAGGCGCAGAGCGCGGCGGCCCGGCGCGGGACGTTCGGCCTGGTCAGTGAGCAGCCGATCTACAACCTGCTCACCCGTGAGGTCGAGTTGGAGGTGCTGCCCGCGGCACAGCACTACGGCGTGGGCATCCTCCCGTGGTCGCCGTTGCAGAGCGGGCTCCTCGGCGGCGTGCTCCGCAAGGAGCGCGAGGGCAGGCGGCGACTGGAAGGCCGGGCCGCGACGGCCCTGGAGGCCAGGCGCCCGCAGATCGAGGCCTACGAGGACTTCGCCGCCGAGCTTGGTCACGAGCCTGGTGACGTCGCGCTCGCCTGGCTGCTCCACCAGCCGGCCGTCACGGCGCCGATCGTCGGCCCGCGCGTCCCGCAGCACCTCGACGACGCCGTCCGGGCACTCGACGTACGCCTGGACGAGAAGGCGCTGGCCCGGCTGGACGAGATTTTCCCGGGCTACCGGACGGCCCCCGAGCATTTCGCCTGG
- a CDS encoding NADPH-dependent FMN reductase, with protein MRILLVSGSTRSGSTNTAALRTAQAVAPDGVIADLYRGLAQLPAFVPGDQEPVHPAVAKLRQHLDAVDAVLFCTPEYAGSLPGSLKNLLDWTVGGGELYGKPVAWVNVATEGRGGGADAALATVLGYVGAVVAVPSPVRIVVGRDVVGPDGLVGDERVRGALREVLELVARQAAAPA; from the coding sequence ATGAGGATCCTGCTCGTTTCCGGTAGCACGCGTAGCGGCTCGACGAATACGGCCGCGTTGCGAACCGCCCAGGCCGTCGCCCCCGACGGCGTCATCGCCGACCTCTACCGGGGACTGGCGCAGTTGCCGGCATTCGTTCCCGGCGACCAGGAGCCGGTTCACCCCGCGGTGGCGAAACTGAGGCAGCACCTCGACGCGGTGGACGCGGTGCTGTTCTGCACGCCGGAATATGCGGGGTCGTTGCCGGGCAGCCTGAAGAACCTGCTCGACTGGACGGTTGGGGGCGGTGAGCTGTACGGCAAGCCGGTTGCCTGGGTCAATGTGGCTACCGAGGGCCGAGGGGGTGGTGCGGACGCGGCGCTGGCCACGGTGCTGGGTTACGTCGGCGCGGTCGTCGCAGTGCCCAGCCCGGTGCGCATCGTGGTGGGGCGGGATGTGGTGGGGCCGGATGGGCTCGTCGGCGACGAACGGGTGCGGGGCGCCCTGCGTGAAGTGCTTGAGCTTGTCGCCCGACAGGCCGCCGCGCCCGCCTGA